The following coding sequences lie in one Glycine max cultivar Williams 82 chromosome 19, Glycine_max_v4.0, whole genome shotgun sequence genomic window:
- the LOC100802566 gene encoding transcription factor bHLH106, with amino-acid sequence MHHFAMDNSHLLQFLPNTTTTTTTTNTPFFHAAPHTHTMHHPLSTNSSNNTNYYPFHLSQITETPSHHDRALAAMKNHKEAEKRRRERINSHLDHLRTLLPCNSKTDKASLLAKVVQRVKELKQQTSEITELETVPSETDEITVLSTTGGDYASGGGDGRLIFKASLCCEDRSDLIPDLIEILNSLHLKTLKAEMATLGGRTRNVLVVAADKEHSIESIHFLQNSLRSILDRSSSGDRSKRRRGLDRRLMS; translated from the exons ATGCACCACTTTGCCATGGACAACTCTCACCTCCTCCAATTCCTTcccaacaccaccaccaccaccaccaccaccaacacccCCTTCTTCCATGCTGCACCTCACACTCACACCATGCACCACCCCCTCTCTACTAATTCCTCCAATAATACTAATTACTACCCCTTCCACCTCTCCCAAATTACCGAAACACCCTCCCACCATGATAGAGCCCTTGCTGCCATGAAGAACCACAAGGAGGCTGAGAAGAGAAGGAGGGAGAGAATCAACTCCCACCTCGACCACCTTCGCACTCTTCTCCCTTGTAATTCCAAG aCAGACAAGGCTTCGCTTCTGGCGAAGGTTGTCCAGCGGGTGAAGGAGTTGAAGCAGCAAACCTCGGAGATTACCGAGCTTGAAACCGTTCCGTCGGAGACCGACGAGATCACGGTGCTCTCCACCACCGGAGGCGACTACGCCTCCGGTGGCGGCGACGGAAGGCTCATCTTCAAGGCCTCGCTGTGCTGCGAGGACCGCTCCGACCTCATCCCCGACCTCATAGAAATCCTCAATTCGCTTCACCTCAAAACCCTCAAAGCAGAAATGGCCACTCTCGGAGGAAGAACACGCAACGTTCTCGTGGTCGCTGCTGACAAAGAACACAGCATTGAATCCATCCATTTCCTTCAGAACTCGCTCAGGTCCATTCTGGACCGATCCAGTTCCGGCGACAGGTCGAAACGACGCCGTGGCTTAGACCGAAGACTGATGTCTTGA
- the LOC100803090 gene encoding general transcription factor IIH subunit 2, whose amino-acid sequence MNNVAERPLNGDVEDDDEDDGGGLEAWERTYAEDRSWEALQEDESGLLRPIDTTAIYHAQYRRRLRTLAATAATARIQKGLIRYLYIVVDLSKAASERDFRPSRMAVMGKQVEAFIREFFDQNPLSHVGLVTIKDGIAHCITELGGSPESHIKALMGKLECSGDASLQNALELVLGYLNQIPSYGHREVLILYSALSTCDPGDLMETIQKCKKSKIRCSVIGLAAEMFVCKHLCQETGGTYSVALDESHFKELILEHAPPPPAIAEYATANLIKMGFPQRSAEGSVAICTCHEEAKTGGGYTCPRCKVRVCELPTECRVCGLTLISSPHLARSYHHLFPIVMFDEVTPSSQNDSNHSFPNTCFGCQQSLLSQGNKPGLSVICPKCKQQFCLDCDIYVHESLHNCPGCESSRHSKSVTASQ is encoded by the exons ATGAACAATGTTGCTGAAAGACCGCTTAACGGAGACGTAGAGGATGATGATGAGGATGATGGTGGAGGCCTTGAAGCCTGGGAGAGAACTTATGCTGAGGATAGATCATGGGAGGCTTTGCAAGAGGATGAATCTGGACTTCTTCGCCCCATAGATACTACTGCCATTTACCATGCCCAATATCGCAGGCGCCTTCGTACCCTTGCTGCCACAGCAGCTACTGCACGGATTCAGAAGGGGCTTATACGATACCTGTACATTGTTGTTGACCTGTCCAAG GCAGCTTCAGAGAGAGACTTTCGACCTAGTAGGATGGCCGTGATGGGGAAACAGGTTGAGGCATTTATCAGGGAATTCTTTGATCAGAATCCACTTAGTCATGTTGGTCTGGTGACTATAAAAGATGGGATTGCTCATTGCATAACAGAACTTGGTGGCAGTCCTGAGTCTCACATTAAAGCTTTGATGGGTAAACTGGAATGCTCAGGTGATGCCTCCTTACAAAACGCACTGGAGCTTGTTCTTGGATATCTAAATCAAATCCCATCATATGGTCATCGAGAAGTTCTGATCTTATATTCAGCTCTCAGTACATGTGATCCTGGTGATCTCATGGAAACCATCCAGAAATgcaaaaagagtaaaataaggTGCTCAGTCATTGGTCTTGCAGCTGAAATGTTTGTTTGCAAACATCTCTGCCAGGAAACTGGAGGGACTTATTCTGTTGCACTAGATGAG TCCCACTTTAAAGAGTTGATCCTAGAGCATGCACCTCCACCTCCAGCAATAGCAGAGTATGCTACTGCTAATTTAATTAAGATGGGTTTCCCACAACGATCAGCTGAGGGTTCTGTCGCAATATGCACATGTCATGAAGAGGCCAAGACCGGAGGGGGATACACTTGTCCAAGATGCAAAGTTCGTGTCTGTGAGCTTCCCACTGAATGTCGTGTGTGTGGATTGACCCTTATTTCTTCACCCCATTTGGCAAGGTCATATCATCATCTATTTCCTATAGTGATGTTTGATGAGGTCACTCCATCATCTCAAAATGATTCAAACCACAGTTTTCCCAATACTTGTTTTGGTTGTCAACAAAGTCTTCTTAGTCAGG GAAACAAGCCTGGACTTTCTGTTATTTGCCCAAAATGCAAGCAACAATTCTGCCTCGATTGTGACATCTACGTTCATGAGAGCTTACATAACTGCCCAGGCTGTGAGAGTTCCAGGCACTCTAAGTCTGTAACTGCTTCCCAATGA